From Hirundo rustica isolate bHirRus1 chromosome 1, bHirRus1.pri.v3, whole genome shotgun sequence, a single genomic window includes:
- the PLAG1 gene encoding zinc finger protein PLAG1 isoform X2 produces MATVIPGDLSEVRDTQKVPSGKRERPYKCTQQDCTKAFVSKYKLLRHMATHSPEKTHKCNYCEKMFHRKDHLKNHLHTHNPNKEAFKCEECGKNYNTKLGFKRHLALHAATSGDLTCKVCLQTFESTGVLLEHLKTHAGKSSGGVKEKKHQCEHCDRRFYTRKDVRRHMVVHTGRKDFLCQYCAQRFGRKDHLTRHMKKSHNQELLKVKTEPMDLLDPFTCNVSVPIKDELLPVMSLPSSELTSKPFTNTLQLNLYNTQIQSMQSSASAHQMVATSLPLGMPCPIDMESVHPSHQLSLKYPLGTTSYSVSMPEKEQPLKGEIESYLMELQSGMPSSSQDSQASSSKLGLDPQVGPLDDGSGEVSLSKGSVPISEPLNAPSLDFSQLFNFIPVNGPPYNPSVSVGNLGMSYTQEEAHSSMTQLPPQTQDPQDPSNSIGLGSLHSLSAAFTSSLSTTTTLPRFHQAFQ; encoded by the exons ATGGCCACTGTCATTCCTGGTGATTTGTCAGAAGTAAGAGATACCCAGAAAGTCCCTTCAGGGAAAC gagagaggccCTACAAGTGCACACAACAAGACTGCACCAAGGCCTTTGTTTCTAAGTACAAATTACTAAG GCATATGGCTACTCATTCTCCTGAGAAAACCCACAAGTGTAATTATTGTGAGAAAATGTTTCACCGAAAAGATCACCTAAAGAATCACCTACATACACACAATCCCAACAAAGAGGCCTTTAAGTGTGAAGAATGTGGAAAGAACTACAATACCAAGCTTGGGTTCAAACGTCACCTGGCTTTGCATGCTGCAACAAGCGGTGACCTCACCTGTAAGGTATGTTTGCAGACTTTTGAAAGCACAGgagtgctgctggagcacctAAAAACTCATGCAGGCAAGTCATCGGGTGGagtgaaggagaaaaagcacCAGTGTGAGCACTGTGATCGTCGGTTCTACACCCGAAAGGATGTCCGCAGACACATGGTAGTGCACACTGGAAGAAAGGACTTCCTCTGTCAGTACTGTGCACAGAGATTTGGGCGGAAGGATCACCTCACGCGCCACATGAAGAAAAGTCACAACCAAGAACTTTTGAAGGTCAAAACAGAGCCAATGGACCTTCTAGATCCCTTTACCTGCAATGTTTCTGTGCCTATTAAGGATGAGCTGCTTCCAGTGATGTCTTTACCTTCCAGTGAACTGACATCAAAGCCATTTACAAACACTTTGCAATTAAATCTCTACAACACTCAGATTCAGTCCATGCAGAGTTCTGCATCTGCACACCAAATGGTTGCCACATCGTTACCATTGGGAATGCCTTGTCCAATAGATATGGAGTCTGTCCACCCTTCTCACCAGCTATCGTTGAAATATCCACTCGGTACTACCTCATACTCAGTTTCTATGCCTGAAAAAGAACAGCCATTGAAAGGGGAAATTGAAAGTTACTTAATGGAGTTGCAAAGTGGTATGCCTTCTTCATCCCAGGATTCTCAAGCATCTTCATCAAAACTAGGGCTGGATCCACAAGTAGGGCCGCTTGATGATGGGTCTGGGGAAGTTTCCCTTTCCAAGGGCTCCGTTCCTATTAGCGAACCTCTAAACGCCCCATCATTGGACTTTTCTCAGCTGTTCAACTTCATACCTGTAAATGGCCCTCCCTACAATCCTTCTGTTTCAGTGGGAAACCTCGGGATGAGTTATACGCAAGAGGAGGCACATTCTTCTATGACTCAACTTCCACCACAAACCCAGGATCCACAAGATCCTAGCAATAGTATAGGCCTTGGGTCTCTGCACTCATTGTCAGCAGCTTTCACAAGCAGTCTAAGCACAACCACCACCCTACCACGATTTCATCAAGCTTTCCAATAG
- the PLAG1 gene encoding zinc finger protein PLAG1 isoform X1, protein MATVIPGDLSEVRDTQKVPSGKRKRGETKPRKNFPCQLCDKAFNSVEKLKVHSYSHTGERPYKCTQQDCTKAFVSKYKLLRHMATHSPEKTHKCNYCEKMFHRKDHLKNHLHTHNPNKEAFKCEECGKNYNTKLGFKRHLALHAATSGDLTCKVCLQTFESTGVLLEHLKTHAGKSSGGVKEKKHQCEHCDRRFYTRKDVRRHMVVHTGRKDFLCQYCAQRFGRKDHLTRHMKKSHNQELLKVKTEPMDLLDPFTCNVSVPIKDELLPVMSLPSSELTSKPFTNTLQLNLYNTQIQSMQSSASAHQMVATSLPLGMPCPIDMESVHPSHQLSLKYPLGTTSYSVSMPEKEQPLKGEIESYLMELQSGMPSSSQDSQASSSKLGLDPQVGPLDDGSGEVSLSKGSVPISEPLNAPSLDFSQLFNFIPVNGPPYNPSVSVGNLGMSYTQEEAHSSMTQLPPQTQDPQDPSNSIGLGSLHSLSAAFTSSLSTTTTLPRFHQAFQ, encoded by the exons ATGGCCACTGTCATTCCTGGTGATTTGTCAGAAGTAAGAGATACCCAGAAAGTCCCTTCAGGGAAACGTAAGCGTGGTGaaaccaaaccaagaaaaaactTTCCTTGCCAACTGTGTGACAAGGCCTTTAACAGTGTTGAGAAATTAAAGGTTCACTCATACtctcacacaggagagaggccCTACAAGTGCACACAACAAGACTGCACCAAGGCCTTTGTTTCTAAGTACAAATTACTAAG GCATATGGCTACTCATTCTCCTGAGAAAACCCACAAGTGTAATTATTGTGAGAAAATGTTTCACCGAAAAGATCACCTAAAGAATCACCTACATACACACAATCCCAACAAAGAGGCCTTTAAGTGTGAAGAATGTGGAAAGAACTACAATACCAAGCTTGGGTTCAAACGTCACCTGGCTTTGCATGCTGCAACAAGCGGTGACCTCACCTGTAAGGTATGTTTGCAGACTTTTGAAAGCACAGgagtgctgctggagcacctAAAAACTCATGCAGGCAAGTCATCGGGTGGagtgaaggagaaaaagcacCAGTGTGAGCACTGTGATCGTCGGTTCTACACCCGAAAGGATGTCCGCAGACACATGGTAGTGCACACTGGAAGAAAGGACTTCCTCTGTCAGTACTGTGCACAGAGATTTGGGCGGAAGGATCACCTCACGCGCCACATGAAGAAAAGTCACAACCAAGAACTTTTGAAGGTCAAAACAGAGCCAATGGACCTTCTAGATCCCTTTACCTGCAATGTTTCTGTGCCTATTAAGGATGAGCTGCTTCCAGTGATGTCTTTACCTTCCAGTGAACTGACATCAAAGCCATTTACAAACACTTTGCAATTAAATCTCTACAACACTCAGATTCAGTCCATGCAGAGTTCTGCATCTGCACACCAAATGGTTGCCACATCGTTACCATTGGGAATGCCTTGTCCAATAGATATGGAGTCTGTCCACCCTTCTCACCAGCTATCGTTGAAATATCCACTCGGTACTACCTCATACTCAGTTTCTATGCCTGAAAAAGAACAGCCATTGAAAGGGGAAATTGAAAGTTACTTAATGGAGTTGCAAAGTGGTATGCCTTCTTCATCCCAGGATTCTCAAGCATCTTCATCAAAACTAGGGCTGGATCCACAAGTAGGGCCGCTTGATGATGGGTCTGGGGAAGTTTCCCTTTCCAAGGGCTCCGTTCCTATTAGCGAACCTCTAAACGCCCCATCATTGGACTTTTCTCAGCTGTTCAACTTCATACCTGTAAATGGCCCTCCCTACAATCCTTCTGTTTCAGTGGGAAACCTCGGGATGAGTTATACGCAAGAGGAGGCACATTCTTCTATGACTCAACTTCCACCACAAACCCAGGATCCACAAGATCCTAGCAATAGTATAGGCCTTGGGTCTCTGCACTCATTGTCAGCAGCTTTCACAAGCAGTCTAAGCACAACCACCACCCTACCACGATTTCATCAAGCTTTCCAATAG
- the PLAG1 gene encoding zinc finger protein PLAG1 isoform X3: MATHSPEKTHKCNYCEKMFHRKDHLKNHLHTHNPNKEAFKCEECGKNYNTKLGFKRHLALHAATSGDLTCKVCLQTFESTGVLLEHLKTHAGKSSGGVKEKKHQCEHCDRRFYTRKDVRRHMVVHTGRKDFLCQYCAQRFGRKDHLTRHMKKSHNQELLKVKTEPMDLLDPFTCNVSVPIKDELLPVMSLPSSELTSKPFTNTLQLNLYNTQIQSMQSSASAHQMVATSLPLGMPCPIDMESVHPSHQLSLKYPLGTTSYSVSMPEKEQPLKGEIESYLMELQSGMPSSSQDSQASSSKLGLDPQVGPLDDGSGEVSLSKGSVPISEPLNAPSLDFSQLFNFIPVNGPPYNPSVSVGNLGMSYTQEEAHSSMTQLPPQTQDPQDPSNSIGLGSLHSLSAAFTSSLSTTTTLPRFHQAFQ, encoded by the coding sequence ATGGCTACTCATTCTCCTGAGAAAACCCACAAGTGTAATTATTGTGAGAAAATGTTTCACCGAAAAGATCACCTAAAGAATCACCTACATACACACAATCCCAACAAAGAGGCCTTTAAGTGTGAAGAATGTGGAAAGAACTACAATACCAAGCTTGGGTTCAAACGTCACCTGGCTTTGCATGCTGCAACAAGCGGTGACCTCACCTGTAAGGTATGTTTGCAGACTTTTGAAAGCACAGgagtgctgctggagcacctAAAAACTCATGCAGGCAAGTCATCGGGTGGagtgaaggagaaaaagcacCAGTGTGAGCACTGTGATCGTCGGTTCTACACCCGAAAGGATGTCCGCAGACACATGGTAGTGCACACTGGAAGAAAGGACTTCCTCTGTCAGTACTGTGCACAGAGATTTGGGCGGAAGGATCACCTCACGCGCCACATGAAGAAAAGTCACAACCAAGAACTTTTGAAGGTCAAAACAGAGCCAATGGACCTTCTAGATCCCTTTACCTGCAATGTTTCTGTGCCTATTAAGGATGAGCTGCTTCCAGTGATGTCTTTACCTTCCAGTGAACTGACATCAAAGCCATTTACAAACACTTTGCAATTAAATCTCTACAACACTCAGATTCAGTCCATGCAGAGTTCTGCATCTGCACACCAAATGGTTGCCACATCGTTACCATTGGGAATGCCTTGTCCAATAGATATGGAGTCTGTCCACCCTTCTCACCAGCTATCGTTGAAATATCCACTCGGTACTACCTCATACTCAGTTTCTATGCCTGAAAAAGAACAGCCATTGAAAGGGGAAATTGAAAGTTACTTAATGGAGTTGCAAAGTGGTATGCCTTCTTCATCCCAGGATTCTCAAGCATCTTCATCAAAACTAGGGCTGGATCCACAAGTAGGGCCGCTTGATGATGGGTCTGGGGAAGTTTCCCTTTCCAAGGGCTCCGTTCCTATTAGCGAACCTCTAAACGCCCCATCATTGGACTTTTCTCAGCTGTTCAACTTCATACCTGTAAATGGCCCTCCCTACAATCCTTCTGTTTCAGTGGGAAACCTCGGGATGAGTTATACGCAAGAGGAGGCACATTCTTCTATGACTCAACTTCCACCACAAACCCAGGATCCACAAGATCCTAGCAATAGTATAGGCCTTGGGTCTCTGCACTCATTGTCAGCAGCTTTCACAAGCAGTCTAAGCACAACCACCACCCTACCACGATTTCATCAAGCTTTCCAATAG
- the MOS gene encoding proto-oncogene serine/threonine-protein kinase mos, with translation MPSPIPLNCFLSFEYSPSADSRPCSSPLVIPGKDSKSFLGGTFSARTRRLPPRLSWYSIDWEQLCLLQPLGSGGFGSVYKATYHGATVAVKQVKKSSKNRLASRQSFWAELNVAQLQHDNVVRVVAASTCAPASENSLGTIIMEYVGNTTLHHVIYGTGDAWRQGEDGEGGCGREALSMEETVCYSCDIMTGLAFLHSQDIVHLDLKPANVFITEQGVCKIGDFGCSQKLEKGLSQSAHVCQQGGTYTHRAPELLKGERVTAKADIYSFAITLWQIVMREQPYLGERQYVLYAVVAYNLRPSLAAEVFHESPLGQTLHSIISCCWKANAEERLSADQLLPSLRALKQRL, from the coding sequence ATGCCATCACCTATTCCTcttaattgttttctttcttttgagtATTCCCCCTCTGCGGACTCGcgcccctgcagcagccctttaGTTATCCCTGGCAAAGATAGCAAAAGCTTTTTGGGGGGAACATTTTCAGCCAGGACTCGTCGCTTGCCTCCACGCCTTTCCTGGTACTCCATTgactgggagcagctctgcctcctgcaacCCTTAGGATCTGGGGGCTTTGGCTCTGTCTATAAAGCTACCTACCACGGTGCAACAGTGGCCGTGAAGCAGGTGAAGAAGAGCAGCAAAAACCGGCTGGCATCTCGGCAGAGCTTCTGGGCTGAGCTGAAcgtggcccagctccagcacgaTAATGTGGTACGTGTGGTGGCTGCCAGCACCTGCGCCCCGGCCAGCGAGAACAGCCTGGGCACCATCATCATGGAGTATGTGGGTAACACCACTCTGCACCATGTAATTTACGGCACTGGGGACGCATGGAGACAGGGGGAGGACGGTGAAGGAGGATGCGGAAGGGAGGCGCTGAGCATGGAAGAGACTGTGTGCTATTCTTGCGATATCATGACAGGCTTAGCCTTTCTGCACTCACAGGACATTGTGCACTTGGACCTGAAGCCTGCCAACGTTTTCATCACTGAGCAGGGAGTGTGCAAGATTGGAGACTTCGGGTGCTCCCAGAAACTGGAGAAGGGCTTGTCCCAGAGCGCCCACGTTTGCCAGCAAGGGGGCACGTACACGCACCGTGCCCCTGAGCTCCTCAAGGGGGAGAGGGTCACTGCCAAAGCGGACATCTACTCGTTCGCCATCACCCTGTGGCAGATCGTCATGCGCGAGCAGCCGTACCTGGGTGAGCGGCAGTACGTGCTCTACGCCGTGGTCGCCTACAACTTGCGCCCTTCGCTGGCTGCCGAGGTGTTCCACGAGTCCCCGCTGGGCCAGACGCTGCACAGCatcatcagctgctgctggaaggccAACGCAGAGGAGCGTCTGAGCGCAgaccagctgcttcccagcctcaGGGCCCTCAAGCAGAGGCTCTAG